One Paenibacillus sp. FSL W8-0186 genomic window carries:
- a CDS encoding metalloregulator ArsR/SmtB family transcription factor: MQLDKVVAYHKALADPTRIRILILLGDGERNGQELARKLGVTPATITHHAAKLREASLINERRDKNTIFFSLNHYFLKNSADATVNLIYRASKGGLNMLDDQQQRIKESVIKNFFTAEGKLKSIPAQLKKKLIVLGHLVSRLELGRKYSEPEINAFIKNYHDDFATIRREFIMHQFMFRENDIYELNPQEMWAKWEKLS; this comes from the coding sequence TTGCAATTAGATAAAGTCGTGGCCTACCATAAGGCGCTTGCCGATCCGACCCGAATACGAATATTGATCCTGCTCGGAGACGGCGAACGAAATGGCCAGGAATTGGCCAGGAAGCTGGGGGTTACCCCGGCCACCATTACACACCATGCTGCAAAGCTGCGGGAGGCGAGCTTGATTAACGAGCGCCGGGATAAGAATACGATCTTTTTCTCGCTGAACCACTATTTTCTAAAAAACAGCGCCGACGCCACCGTCAACCTCATTTATAGGGCGTCCAAAGGAGGATTAAATATGCTGGATGATCAACAGCAGCGCATCAAAGAATCCGTCATCAAGAACTTTTTTACCGCCGAGGGCAAGTTAAAGAGCATTCCTGCCCAACTAAAGAAGAAGCTGATCGTACTCGGGCATCTGGTATCCCGGCTGGAGCTTGGCCGCAAGTACAGCGAACCGGAAATCAATGCGTTCATCAAGAACTATCACGACGATTTCGCGACGATCCGCCGGGAATTCATTATGCACCAGTTCATGTTCAGGGAGAACGATATTTATGAGCTGAATCCGCAGGAAATGTGGGCGAAATGGGAGAAGCTTTCCTGA
- a CDS encoding MerR family transcriptional regulator has protein sequence MAMIYSIKQVSEKTNLPSHTLRYYEKEGLLPFVKRSEGGIRRFTDDDLEWLGLICCLKETGMPIKQIKEFVDLSVQGGGTLKQRCEILIEHKKNVENEIQTMQKHLKKVTMKINHFSAQYEEYARR, from the coding sequence ATGGCGATGATCTACTCCATTAAACAAGTATCGGAAAAAACCAATTTACCTAGTCACACACTGCGTTATTATGAAAAAGAGGGGCTGCTGCCGTTCGTGAAACGGAGTGAAGGCGGCATACGCCGCTTTACCGACGACGACTTGGAATGGCTCGGGTTAATCTGCTGTCTGAAGGAAACGGGCATGCCCATTAAGCAGATCAAAGAGTTCGTCGATTTAAGCGTGCAAGGCGGTGGCACCCTGAAGCAGCGCTGCGAAATATTGATCGAGCACAAGAAGAACGTCGAGAATGAAATCCAAACGATGCAGAAGCATCTGAAAAAAGTAACGATGAAAATCAACCATTTCAGCGCGCAGTACGAAGAATACGCTCGCCGGTGA
- a CDS encoding ankyrin repeat domain-containing protein, with translation MDSSMIHEFFDAVQAGNAARLEELMENHPHLANTANSDGLTPLGYAAHFGQREAVRALLDHNADVNAVSRSTISYIPSNTALHAAIAGARNLEVIRLLLARHAKTDLLDSNGHTCLHTAAFHEDNREIIELLIEHGADVNARTKDGESPLSLAIKQGNHLVAELLREHGALL, from the coding sequence TTGGATTCATCCATGATCCATGAATTTTTTGATGCAGTACAGGCAGGCAACGCAGCCAGGCTGGAGGAGCTCATGGAAAATCATCCTCATTTGGCGAATACGGCTAACAGCGACGGTCTCACCCCGCTAGGATATGCAGCGCATTTCGGACAGAGGGAAGCAGTGCGGGCGCTGCTCGATCACAACGCTGATGTGAACGCGGTGTCCCGCTCCACAATCTCTTACATCCCCTCGAACACGGCTCTGCATGCTGCCATCGCAGGGGCAAGAAATCTGGAGGTCATCCGCCTTCTGCTTGCCCGTCATGCCAAAACTGATCTGCTGGACAGCAATGGCCATACCTGTCTGCATACTGCGGCCTTTCACGAGGATAATCGAGAGATCATTGAGTTATTGATCGAGCATGGCGCCGACGTCAATGCTCGGACGAAAGACGGCGAAAGCCCGTTGTCTCTTGCCATCAAACAAGGGAACCACCTTGTGGCAGAGCTTCTTCGCGAACATGGAGCCCTGTTATGA
- a CDS encoding nitroreductase family protein, producing MSTITAKDFKEIVLGRRSVKNYDPAVKISREEMTEILAEATTAPSSINMQPWRFVVIDTPEGKAKLAELAMYNTNQVNTSAAVIAVFGDMKCIENADEIYGKSVELGYMPEDVKEKLVASFKPMYENLPEQNMRDIVLIDASLVSMQLMLVARAHGYDTNPIGGYDKQRIAEAFGLEKERYVPIMLISIGKAATEGRPSYRLPVEAVTTWK from the coding sequence ATGAGTACAATTACTGCTAAAGATTTTAAAGAAATCGTCCTCGGACGCCGTTCTGTAAAAAACTATGACCCTGCCGTAAAAATCAGCCGCGAGGAGATGACCGAGATTCTGGCGGAAGCGACCACCGCTCCTTCCTCGATCAATATGCAGCCTTGGCGCTTCGTTGTCATCGATACGCCAGAGGGCAAAGCGAAGTTGGCTGAACTAGCGATGTACAATACGAATCAGGTCAACACCTCAGCAGCTGTGATCGCCGTATTCGGCGACATGAAGTGCATTGAAAATGCCGATGAGATCTATGGAAAATCGGTAGAGCTTGGCTATATGCCCGAGGATGTGAAAGAGAAGCTGGTCGCTTCCTTCAAGCCGATGTATGAAAATTTGCCCGAACAGAATATGCGGGACATTGTGCTGATTGATGCCAGTCTCGTATCGATGCAGCTGATGCTCGTTGCTCGTGCCCATGGCTACGACACGAATCCGATCGGCGGATATGATAAACAGCGGATTGCCGAAGCCTTTGGTCTAGAGAAAGAGCGCTATGTTCCTATCATGCTAATTTCCATCGGCAAGGCAGCCACTGAAGGCCGTCCCTCCTACCGTCTGCCAGTTGAGGCGGTAACGACCTGGAAGTAA
- a CDS encoding class B sortase, producing MSKFKKVLIACSTLLLIFSLFSVARILLRDYAEQQRMKELAAVWKNGSDTGGGSASPSPFSTKAHGQVMLPEFQELYERNPDIIGWLKMDGTRIDYPVMRNPQDPQYYLDHDFDKKKSKNGLLFLDASSRINDAGILLIHGHHMKSGLMFADLMKYKKESYYKEHATFEFSTLYEKEEYEIVAVFLSQVYRKSDEVFKYYQIEKAGTPAEFESYVQNIKKLALYDTGVTARYGDKLLVLSTCEYSTENGRLAVVARKRI from the coding sequence ATGAGCAAATTCAAAAAAGTTCTTATCGCCTGTTCCACTCTTCTGTTAATTTTCTCTCTCTTCTCTGTTGCGCGAATTCTTTTACGGGATTATGCTGAACAGCAGCGAATGAAAGAGCTGGCAGCGGTCTGGAAAAACGGATCAGACACAGGCGGGGGCTCTGCCTCCCCCTCCCCTTTCAGCACGAAAGCGCACGGGCAAGTCATGCTCCCCGAATTTCAAGAGCTTTACGAGAGGAACCCGGACATCATCGGTTGGCTGAAAATGGACGGCACCCGTATTGATTACCCGGTTATGCGGAACCCGCAGGATCCGCAATACTATCTCGATCATGATTTCGATAAAAAGAAGAGCAAAAACGGCCTCCTCTTTTTGGACGCATCCAGCCGGATAAACGATGCAGGCATTTTGCTGATTCACGGACATCATATGAAAAGCGGCCTGATGTTTGCAGACCTGATGAAGTACAAGAAAGAAAGCTATTATAAGGAGCATGCTACCTTCGAGTTTAGTACGCTTTACGAGAAGGAAGAGTATGAGATCGTTGCGGTTTTTCTTTCACAGGTCTATCGCAAATCGGACGAGGTTTTTAAATACTACCAGATTGAGAAGGCAGGAACCCCGGCCGAGTTCGAATCTTATGTTCAGAACATCAAAAAACTTGCTCTCTACGACACAGGCGTAACAGCCCGGTATGGCGACAAGCTGCTTGTTCTGTCTACTTGTGAGTACTCAACCGAAAACGGCCGGTTAGCGGTGGTCGCCCGAAAGCGTATATGA
- a CDS encoding SDR family oxidoreductase — translation MNISILGATGRVGRQLAALALQDGHLVTALVRDPDKIAFMGKQLTLVTGNALDKENIVRVLHGQDVVLSALSTDGTTTLSVSMPLIIEAMYKEGIKRIITIGTAGILQSRAQPHLLRYESAESNRKLTRAAEEHHKAYELLRQSQLDWTIVCPTYLPEGKHVGTYRIERDFLPEGGSEISVADTAEFAYRQIGDKTYIRARAGIAY, via the coding sequence ATGAACATTTCCATATTAGGCGCAACAGGCCGCGTAGGCCGGCAGCTTGCAGCGCTTGCCCTTCAAGATGGCCATCTGGTGACCGCGCTCGTTCGCGATCCAGACAAAATAGCATTTATGGGAAAGCAGCTAACACTCGTGACGGGGAATGCACTGGATAAGGAGAATATCGTCCGCGTTTTGCATGGCCAGGATGTTGTACTCAGCGCGCTGAGCACGGATGGTACGACCACATTATCCGTCTCAATGCCGCTCATCATTGAAGCGATGTACAAGGAAGGCATCAAGCGGATTATTACGATCGGTACGGCGGGTATTCTGCAGAGCAGAGCCCAGCCCCATTTGCTGCGTTACGAGTCCGCTGAATCCAACCGCAAGCTTACTCGTGCTGCCGAAGAACATCACAAGGCATATGAATTGCTTCGGCAATCTCAGCTTGACTGGACCATCGTTTGCCCTACCTATTTGCCTGAAGGAAAACATGTAGGAACATACCGCATAGAACGTGATTTCCTGCCTGAAGGCGGATCGGAAATATCGGTTGCGGATACGGCAGAATTCGCTTACCGGCAAATCGGGGATAAGACCTATATCCGGGCACGCGCCGGAATCGCTTACTAA
- a CDS encoding aldo/keto reductase family oxidoreductase, whose amino-acid sequence MRTMKLGTSNLEVPVIAVGCMRINSLEQAEAEKFVQTALEAGANFFDHADIYGSGKCEEIFADAIHMNDDVREKIILQSKCGIRQGMFDFSKEHILNSVDGILKRLKTDYLDVLLLHRPDALVEPEEVAEAFDKLESSGKVRHFGVSNQNPMQIELLKKHVKQPLVANQLQLSITNATMISSGINVNMENAAAVNRDGSILDYCRLHDITIQPWSPFQYGFFEGVFLGNEKFPELNRKIDEIAAKYEVSNTTIAIAWLLRHPAKMQPVTGTMNLERILDCCKAADITLTREEWYEIYRAAGNVLP is encoded by the coding sequence ATGAGAACGATGAAACTGGGAACCAGCAACCTGGAGGTACCGGTGATTGCTGTTGGCTGCATGCGCATCAATTCGCTGGAACAAGCCGAGGCGGAGAAATTTGTGCAGACGGCGCTTGAAGCTGGGGCGAATTTTTTTGACCATGCGGATATTTACGGCAGCGGCAAATGCGAGGAGATTTTTGCAGACGCGATCCATATGAATGACGATGTGCGCGAGAAAATCATTCTGCAGTCCAAATGCGGCATTCGCCAGGGCATGTTTGATTTCTCCAAAGAGCATATATTAAATTCGGTAGACGGTATTCTGAAAAGATTGAAAACCGATTATCTCGACGTGCTGCTGCTGCATCGTCCTGACGCTTTGGTGGAACCGGAGGAAGTAGCAGAGGCGTTCGACAAGCTGGAGAGCTCAGGCAAGGTGCGCCATTTCGGGGTCTCCAATCAAAATCCCATGCAGATCGAGCTGTTGAAGAAGCATGTGAAGCAGCCGCTGGTTGCGAATCAGCTGCAGCTGAGCATCACGAATGCTACGATGATTTCCAGCGGAATCAACGTGAACATGGAGAACGCAGCTGCGGTTAACCGTGACGGCAGCATTCTCGACTATTGCCGATTGCATGATATTACGATCCAGCCTTGGTCGCCGTTCCAATACGGATTTTTTGAAGGGGTTTTCCTCGGCAACGAGAAATTCCCTGAGCTGAACCGCAAAATCGATGAAATCGCCGCGAAATACGAGGTTTCCAACACGACGATCGCGATTGCATGGCTTCTCCGTCATCCGGCCAAAATGCAGCCGGTAACCGGTACAATGAATCTGGAGAGAATTCTGGACTGCTGTAAAGCCGCTGACATCACGCTGACGCGTGAAGAGTGGTATGAAATTTACCGCGCGGCGGGGAATGTGCTTCCTTAA
- a CDS encoding DUF5979 domain-containing protein → MTIRLCTADDIAVDKTSEMEEILEMKRRRSVSKSVLSFCLAVMLILQTFSAPAYAESVLSNSGPATVSVDGSPSVTDAVYDEPVGLQPAFPMALMAGPADKTAMFMGVNDPFPLEVVQNNQTVDPNGTIQGRQQFTLKSEGLKVPVNGDDADPTNANPDLYIQKGDWIELKRDDYFEEVVLPTATKTLMASTEFGQKQLGIAYFTPDSIKIVFNGDESFFNGVGRAVTFGFETTANSDVTGLVYGESKPISIFGGAYQLKNPDVTPAYSITLASPGMIRWDQYGYRGIQHEQFVEGAITWQSTVSAFDKFDTAIKLPLDGMKFFTDPASYNTSNGNVRGIYMPGSFKVNDIAVNPDIDIDGKLSYIFPTGTGLDPKVEFKTWIPKEAYYYEYKNPPGNLGRSHRDMNGIVRLKQSDDTVLVSAGQEISFAPDWIQTAGSLDHENQIITWTTDVNSKYNKKGLKNFTITDVLPTGLEFMSATYQTWEDGITSGSKSITPDANGVYSFGDINGRVQLVIKSKIISGDDFTNVPRANWDLETKDANGNALQNNDVKTGNRPNAVTDEARIIVGAHTFTKAGSISMADYNLGSITWTVNLTPQYALPNAVVYDVLVHGGDLNVLDNAVDETGEVSAETIAKIKAKVNSAQLWKKYQNGTLKGVTNAAGLDMKAIPLTVNGEVVADLIKVTGYSTDKATSFSFRALETNLDVLFRQDINAGKTRWNRALLFDGENVKQAENQINLHLRMLNKDMLTASYPIKKDGTADTWYTPNDVGRYIGYDSTSSGDEYTLAGYDRTTKAVTFRLGVNMPGYNTVEMARDGGNRVITNVKLVDTLPEGWEFVPFANGKDYELYKGYSDNGSGTGYGVRNNAGSIIEPNDPAHVVSFSHSGNVGTFTFSELEGPYVILVKARPSNAALEKYLEEYTTIGTDRQVLYNKADLHMTWGGAEKVVTEQRKVIVPIQTLDKSVTKPVPGVLEWTVNYTPPFNMKQGVYLQDTLGAGMNLRYDVGGNLVLTAPSMAVYPAKMTASGALERDGAALDLSDPNAEVQVEAAPGAGGTTVLKFKMDDPNKFYQFVYQSEVDPSKTKAGDKMGNEVKLIGDDKLKSVSARSESTLDSSDVAGSSSSNAQLPLKKIDPDGNPLQGVQFTLYKKSNGTEATKGTTDSGGKLNLLFPDPGYYELKETYIDTNTWLPITHVYQVYVGNTPGKPIWVDGIKVDTNNPLVVPTPAQGKLTISNEVKGNGSDSSKDFEYTVTFTGEGQDGEYTYKKPDNTFGRIKSGGKITLKHGESVTLPALPKDLVYSVTEADYTTLDGYTTIPETRELFGTIENKGDHRADFINERYVNDLTVSNTVSGDGAEPDKPFKYTVTFDGTGKGQEYDYEHSDGTTGKIKSGDTFELKHDETFKIKDLPENLKYTILQEGYKNDGYATIPVELSDEGVMARADREADFTNERTVNKLTISNTVMGNGGDQTKEFEYTVTFDGTGKDGSYSYEKSDGDKGTIKSGGTFTLKHGEALEILGLPKDLKYTVTQRDYTADEYVTTIPDKHTGVMEGKDEEAPFTYVRVLEGGLIISNMVKGKDDDKRKLFKYTVTFTGEGANESYSYEKSDGSKGMIMSGDTFELTDGQTFVVQGLPTYLEYTVTQDDYTKGGYVTDPEGLVRTGAIPEKQLAEAHFVNTRPYLEGVLRDNNTGQEIPNAKIIVTNKKTNEQQTIWTNDKGEYSIPAQADTDYTITYTKLYQVGGTDVPVEFTQKANVDSSVTDQTVPADITAVGIVIFKQLDGTTELFNDSFTSNMYIYLKDKDGNYIKENGHLKAFPIASNGTFSVEGLSEQKYTMEVRYKAETGEELLFKVTQLNVKANGELNISEELVDPYGTVYDESTGDAITGKKIDGAKVTLYYADTQRNRDNGRIPDTKVTLPPVPNFPPHDNESPEQDSDANGFYAYMVFPEADYYLIVTKDGYETHRSDTISVDFDIVRYDVPMKPIRSGGGSGDGSGNGNSGIGNGNSGTGNGYSEADNSNSEADNGYSEADNGYSEADNGYSEADNGNTEAANGNSEANNGNSEANNGNSEANNGNSKVGNANDELDDVPKTEDNSTSPFFYMALALMSLMVIAFCLSSSKKKKHIQ, encoded by the coding sequence ATGACTATTCGTTTGTGCACTGCAGACGATATTGCTGTCGACAAAACTTCGGAAATGGAGGAGATTCTAGAAATGAAACGAAGACGGAGTGTAAGCAAATCTGTGCTGTCCTTCTGCCTAGCGGTTATGCTCATTTTGCAAACATTCTCCGCTCCTGCATATGCGGAGAGCGTGCTAAGCAATTCTGGGCCGGCAACAGTCAGCGTGGACGGCTCGCCGTCGGTAACTGATGCGGTGTACGATGAGCCTGTTGGGCTGCAGCCCGCCTTCCCGATGGCCTTAATGGCTGGTCCAGCGGACAAAACGGCGATGTTCATGGGAGTGAACGACCCTTTTCCGCTGGAGGTGGTGCAGAATAACCAAACAGTTGATCCCAACGGCACCATCCAGGGCAGACAGCAATTCACGCTCAAGTCGGAAGGCCTCAAGGTGCCAGTGAATGGTGATGACGCTGATCCGACTAATGCGAATCCAGACCTATATATTCAGAAGGGCGACTGGATCGAACTAAAAAGGGATGACTACTTCGAGGAAGTGGTATTGCCGACAGCTACTAAAACCTTGATGGCATCAACTGAATTTGGTCAGAAACAGCTTGGCATCGCTTATTTTACTCCGGATAGCATCAAGATCGTATTTAATGGCGACGAATCGTTTTTCAATGGTGTTGGACGAGCGGTTACTTTTGGCTTTGAAACCACCGCTAATTCGGATGTAACAGGCTTAGTGTATGGCGAGTCAAAGCCTATCTCTATTTTCGGGGGAGCTTACCAGCTGAAAAACCCAGATGTCACGCCCGCATACAGCATCACATTGGCTTCGCCGGGAATGATCAGGTGGGATCAGTATGGCTATCGCGGAATCCAACACGAGCAATTTGTTGAGGGTGCGATTACTTGGCAATCAACCGTATCTGCTTTCGATAAGTTTGATACTGCAATCAAGCTGCCTCTCGACGGGATGAAATTTTTTACAGACCCTGCATCTTATAATACTAGCAATGGTAATGTCCGCGGTATCTATATGCCTGGTTCCTTCAAGGTGAACGATATAGCGGTAAATCCGGATATCGACATCGACGGTAAGCTGAGCTACATCTTCCCGACGGGTACCGGTTTAGATCCGAAGGTTGAGTTTAAGACGTGGATTCCAAAGGAAGCTTACTATTACGAGTACAAGAATCCACCGGGGAATCTTGGTCGTAGCCATCGGGACATGAACGGCATAGTGAGATTAAAACAGAGTGATGATACTGTTTTAGTGAGTGCAGGTCAAGAGATTTCCTTTGCCCCAGACTGGATTCAGACCGCAGGCTCGCTGGACCACGAAAATCAGATCATCACATGGACCACCGATGTCAATAGTAAGTACAACAAGAAGGGACTAAAAAACTTTACCATCACTGATGTGCTGCCCACAGGCCTCGAGTTCATGTCAGCAACATATCAGACATGGGAAGACGGTATTACATCTGGTTCAAAGTCGATTACTCCGGATGCAAACGGCGTTTACTCCTTCGGGGATATTAATGGGCGTGTCCAACTGGTGATTAAGTCTAAAATTATAAGCGGAGACGACTTCACCAATGTACCACGCGCCAACTGGGATTTGGAGACCAAGGACGCGAACGGAAACGCCTTACAGAACAATGATGTTAAAACCGGTAATAGGCCAAATGCGGTAACCGACGAGGCGAGAATTATCGTTGGGGCGCACACGTTCACAAAAGCAGGCTCTATTTCGATGGCGGATTATAACCTAGGCAGCATTACATGGACCGTCAATCTAACGCCACAGTACGCCCTGCCAAATGCCGTGGTATACGATGTGCTGGTGCATGGCGGGGATTTGAACGTCTTGGACAACGCTGTGGATGAAACCGGCGAGGTGAGCGCGGAGACGATTGCGAAAATCAAAGCAAAAGTTAATTCTGCGCAGCTTTGGAAGAAGTATCAGAATGGAACTTTGAAAGGTGTGACCAATGCAGCCGGCTTGGACATGAAGGCTATTCCTTTAACTGTGAACGGTGAAGTGGTGGCCGATTTGATCAAGGTGACCGGATACAGCACCGACAAAGCAACATCCTTCAGTTTCCGTGCACTCGAAACCAACCTGGATGTCCTCTTCAGGCAGGATATTAACGCAGGGAAAACACGCTGGAACCGGGCTTTGCTCTTTGACGGTGAAAACGTAAAACAGGCAGAAAATCAGATCAACCTTCACCTGCGTATGCTGAATAAGGATATGCTTACGGCATCCTATCCTATTAAGAAGGACGGAACGGCTGACACATGGTATACCCCGAACGACGTTGGCCGCTATATCGGTTACGACAGCACATCAAGCGGCGACGAATACACCTTGGCTGGGTATGACCGTACAACCAAGGCCGTCACCTTCCGTCTAGGCGTCAATATGCCGGGCTACAACACGGTCGAAATGGCGAGAGACGGCGGAAATCGGGTTATCACCAATGTGAAGCTGGTGGATACCTTGCCGGAAGGCTGGGAATTTGTTCCTTTTGCAAATGGAAAGGACTATGAGCTTTACAAGGGCTATTCGGATAATGGCAGCGGCACCGGCTATGGGGTCCGAAACAACGCCGGGTCAATCATCGAGCCGAACGACCCTGCTCATGTGGTGAGCTTCTCCCATAGCGGCAACGTAGGAACCTTCACCTTCTCTGAACTGGAAGGCCCTTATGTCATTCTGGTAAAGGCAAGACCTTCCAATGCAGCGCTGGAGAAATATTTGGAGGAATACACTACAATCGGCACAGACAGGCAGGTGCTGTATAACAAAGCCGACCTGCATATGACCTGGGGCGGTGCGGAAAAGGTCGTCACCGAACAGCGCAAAGTTATCGTCCCTATTCAGACCCTGGACAAGTCGGTAACGAAGCCAGTTCCAGGGGTACTGGAATGGACAGTGAACTATACCCCGCCATTCAACATGAAGCAGGGCGTTTATTTGCAGGATACCCTGGGTGCAGGTATGAATCTGCGCTATGATGTAGGCGGGAATCTTGTGCTGACAGCGCCTAGCATGGCAGTTTATCCGGCTAAAATGACTGCTAGCGGTGCTCTGGAACGAGACGGCGCAGCACTGGATCTAAGCGACCCGAATGCTGAAGTTCAGGTCGAAGCTGCACCAGGCGCGGGAGGCACCACAGTTTTAAAATTCAAAATGGACGACCCTAATAAGTTTTACCAGTTTGTGTATCAATCAGAGGTTGACCCATCTAAAACAAAAGCCGGAGACAAAATGGGCAACGAGGTAAAGCTGATTGGCGATGATAAGCTAAAATCTGTCAGTGCCAGAAGCGAAAGTACGCTGGACAGCTCAGACGTAGCCGGCAGTTCAAGCTCCAATGCCCAGCTGCCCCTGAAAAAGATAGATCCTGATGGTAATCCGCTGCAGGGTGTACAGTTTACACTGTATAAGAAGAGCAATGGAACGGAAGCCACAAAAGGAACAACCGATAGCGGAGGGAAACTTAATCTGCTATTCCCAGATCCAGGGTATTATGAGCTGAAGGAAACTTATATAGACACAAATACTTGGCTGCCGATCACACATGTGTACCAGGTATATGTAGGAAATACGCCAGGAAAGCCTATCTGGGTAGACGGCATAAAGGTAGATACGAATAATCCGCTGGTTGTGCCTACACCGGCGCAAGGAAAGCTGACCATCAGCAATGAGGTGAAAGGAAACGGCAGCGATTCTTCCAAGGATTTTGAATACACCGTGACCTTCACCGGCGAAGGCCAGGACGGAGAGTATACCTATAAGAAGCCGGATAATACGTTTGGCAGGATCAAGAGCGGAGGCAAGATTACCCTCAAGCACGGGGAATCTGTGACGCTCCCGGCATTGCCTAAGGATCTGGTCTATTCCGTAACCGAGGCCGATTATACAACCCTTGACGGATATACGACCATACCAGAGACGAGAGAGCTGTTCGGCACAATCGAGAATAAAGGCGACCACAGGGCGGATTTCATCAACGAGAGATACGTTAACGATCTGACCGTCAGCAATACTGTCTCGGGGGACGGCGCAGAACCGGACAAGCCGTTTAAGTACACGGTGACCTTTGACGGTACAGGAAAGGGTCAAGAATACGATTACGAGCATTCAGACGGCACGACGGGCAAGATCAAATCCGGCGATACCTTCGAGCTCAAGCATGATGAGACCTTTAAAATCAAGGATCTTCCAGAGAATTTGAAGTATACGATTCTCCAGGAAGGTTACAAGAACGACGGCTACGCGACCATCCCTGTGGAATTGTCTGATGAGGGAGTCATGGCGCGCGCTGATCGCGAAGCGGACTTCACCAATGAACGGACCGTCAACAAGCTGACGATCAGCAACACGGTTATGGGCAACGGCGGCGATCAGACGAAGGAGTTCGAGTACACGGTGACCTTTGACGGCACAGGCAAGGATGGAAGCTACTCTTACGAGAAGTCGGACGGCGACAAAGGTACGATCAAGTCCGGCGGTACCTTCACACTCAAGCATGGAGAGGCACTGGAGATTTTAGGTCTGCCTAAGGATCTGAAATACACAGTGACTCAAAGGGACTACACAGCCGACGAATACGTGACTACCATCCCTGACAAGCATACCGGAGTCATGGAGGGCAAAGATGAAGAGGCCCCATTTACGTACGTGCGAGTCTTGGAGGGCGGCCTGATCATCAGCAACATGGTTAAAGGCAAAGACGACGACAAGAGAAAGCTGTTCAAGTATACGGTTACCTTCACAGGCGAGGGAGCGAACGAATCCTACTCCTATGAGAAGTCGGACGGCAGCAAGGGCATGATCATGAGCGGAGACACCTTCGAGCTTACAGATGGCCAGACGTTCGTTGTGCAAGGACTTCCGACGTATCTCGAATATACGGTGACCCAGGATGATTATACGAAGGGCGGCTATGTGACGGATCCTGAAGGTCTCGTTCGCACAGGCGCAATTCCGGAGAAACAACTGGCCGAAGCACACTTTGTCAATACCCGTCCGTATTTGGAAGGCGTGCTGCGTGACAACAACACAGGCCAAGAAATTCCGAATGCGAAAATCATCGTGACGAACAAGAAGACCAACGAACAGCAGACGATTTGGACAAATGATAAGGGTGAATATTCGATCCCTGCCCAGGCGGATACCGACTATACGATCACGTATACGAAGCTGTATCAGGTAGGCGGGACGGATGTCCCTGTCGAGTTCACGCAAAAGGCCAATGTGGACAGCAGCGTGACGGACCAGACCGTTCCGGCGGACATTACGGCGGTAGGGATCGTTATTTTCAAGCAGCTGGATGGAACAACAGAGCTATTCAACGATTCGTTTACCAGCAATATGTATATCTATTTGAAGGACAAAGACGGCAATTATATTAAGGAGAACGGCCACCTCAAGGCGTTTCCGATAGCTTCGAACGGCACCTTCTCTGTGGAAGGGCTAAGCGAGCAGAAGTACACCATGGAAGTTCGCTATAAAGCTGAAACCGGCGAGGAACTGCTCTTCAAGGTGACGCAACTGAACGTGAAAGCTAACGGAGAGCTGAATATTTCCGAGGAATTGGTCGACCCTTACGGTACGGTTTATGATGAATCGACAGGAGATGCCATTACTGGCAAAAAAATTGACGGAGCCAAAGTAACACTGTATTATGCGGATACACAGCGGAATAGAGATAACGGCCGCATTCCGGATACGAAAGTAACGCTTCCTCCAGTTCCGAATTTCCCGCCGCACGATAACGAGAGCCCGGAACAGGATAGCGATGCAAACGGCTTCTACGCGTACATGGTGTTTCCTGAAGCGGATTACTATCTGATCGTAACGAAGGACGGATACGAAACGCACAGGAGCGATACGATTTCTGTCGATTTTGACATTGTAAGATACGACGTGCCAATGAAGCCGATCCGTTCCGGTGGCGGCTCCGGTGACGGCTCCGGCAACGGTAACAGCGGAATCGGCAACGGTAACAGCGGAACCGGCAACGGCTACAGCGAAGCTGACAACAGCAACAGCGAAGCTGACAACGGCTACAGCGAAGCTGACAACGGCTACAGCGAAGCTGACAACGGCTACAGCGAAGCCGATAACGGCAACACCGAGGCCGCTAACGGCAATAGCGAGGCCAATAACGGCAATAGCGAGGCCAATAACGGCAACAGCGAGGCCAATAACGGCAATAGCAAAGTTGGTAACGCCAACGACGAGCTGGACGATGTTCCGAAAACAGAGGATAATAGCACATCGCCATTCTTCTATATGGCTTTGGCGTTGATGTCCTTAATGGTAATCGCGTTCTGTCTGTCCAGCAGCAAGAAGAAGAAGCACATTCAGTAA